One Clostridium estertheticum DNA segment encodes these proteins:
- a CDS encoding iron chaperone — protein MKENKISFESIDEYILKFPADIQETLKMLRKVIRESAPDAEEKISYQMPTFVLNGNLVHFAAFKNHIGFYPTPSGINEFKHELSEYKGAKGSIQFPIEKPLPYELISKIVKFRVAENIKKASGKLKKKKASVE, from the coding sequence ATGAAAGAAAACAAAATTTCATTTGAGTCAATTGATGAATATATTTTAAAATTTCCTGCTGATATTCAGGAAACACTTAAAATGTTAAGAAAAGTTATTAGAGAGTCTGCACCAGATGCAGAAGAAAAGATAAGTTATCAAATGCCTACCTTTGTGTTGAATGGAAATCTGGTACATTTTGCTGCATTTAAGAATCATATTGGGTTTTATCCAACTCCTAGTGGAATTAATGAATTTAAACATGAATTATCAGAATATAAAGGGGCAAAAGGATCAATACAATTTCCAATAGAAAAGCCACTGCCTTATGAATTAATAAGCAAGATAGTTAAATTTAGAGTTGCTGAGAATATAAAAAAAGCGAGTGGCAAATTGAAAAAGAAGAAGGCATCAGTAGAATAA
- the serS gene encoding serine--tRNA ligase gives MLDLNLIRENTQMVKEALSKRMDKVDFDELLEWDAERRKLIFDLDVLKSKKNKVSKEIPELKRKGENVESYYLEMKEVSSNIKLLEERLTPLGEKITTFLEGLPNLPDEDVLAGGKENNKVIREWGKKPDFKFVPKDHVELVTTHNLVDYERGVKLSGNGFWIYKGDGAMLEWALLNYFIEEHRKDGYEFILPPHILDYQCGLTAGQFPKFQDEVFKVTDNKNNENNQFLLPTSETALINLHRDEILKEDELPKKYFSYTPCYRVEAGSYRASERGMIRGHQFNKVEMFQYTKPEDSDAAFEELLGKAEKLVQGLGLHYRVSKLAAKDCSASMARTYDIEIWIPSMNEYKEVSSASNARDYQARRGMIRFKRNGSKNTEYVHTLNASGLATSRLLPAIVEQMQQEDGSIIVPEVLRKWVGKEKL, from the coding sequence ATGTTAGATTTAAATTTAATTAGAGAAAATACGCAAATGGTTAAAGAGGCACTTTCTAAGCGCATGGATAAGGTTGATTTTGATGAGCTGCTTGAGTGGGACGCAGAAAGAAGAAAATTAATATTTGACCTTGATGTGTTGAAAAGTAAAAAAAATAAAGTGTCTAAAGAAATACCGGAACTTAAAAGAAAAGGTGAAAATGTTGAAAGTTATTATTTAGAAATGAAAGAGGTTTCAAGTAATATAAAGCTGCTTGAGGAGAGATTAACTCCACTTGGAGAAAAAATAACCACCTTTTTAGAAGGCTTGCCTAATTTACCTGATGAGGATGTATTAGCTGGAGGAAAAGAAAATAATAAGGTGATAAGAGAGTGGGGCAAAAAACCGGATTTTAAATTTGTGCCTAAGGATCATGTGGAGCTTGTAACAACACATAATTTAGTAGATTATGAAAGAGGAGTAAAGCTTTCTGGAAATGGGTTTTGGATTTATAAAGGTGATGGCGCTATGCTTGAATGGGCACTACTTAACTATTTTATAGAAGAACATAGAAAAGATGGGTATGAATTTATTCTACCTCCACATATTTTAGATTACCAGTGTGGGTTAACAGCAGGCCAGTTTCCTAAATTTCAGGATGAAGTTTTTAAGGTTACAGATAATAAAAACAATGAAAATAATCAATTTTTACTTCCTACATCAGAAACTGCATTAATTAATTTGCATAGAGATGAAATTCTAAAGGAAGATGAATTACCAAAAAAATATTTTTCATATACTCCTTGTTACAGAGTTGAAGCAGGAAGCTATAGAGCATCAGAGCGTGGAATGATTAGAGGTCATCAATTTAATAAAGTTGAAATGTTCCAATATACAAAACCAGAAGATTCAGATGCTGCATTTGAAGAACTTTTGGGTAAGGCAGAAAAGCTTGTTCAAGGACTCGGACTTCATTATCGCGTGAGCAAATTAGCTGCTAAAGATTGTAGCGCATCAATGGCAAGAACTTATGATATTGAAATATGGATTCCTAGCATGAATGAGTATAAAGAAGTAAGCTCAGCCTCAAATGCTCGTGATTATCAAGCAAGACGTGGAATGATTCGGTTTAAGAGAAATGGAAGTAAAAACACTGAGTACGTTCATACATTAAATGCATCAGGACTAGCTACAAGCAGATTACTTCCAGCTATTGTAGAACAAATGCAGCAAGAGGATGGAAGTATTATTGTTCCTGAGGTATTAAGAAAATGGGTTGGGAAAGAAAAATTATAG
- a CDS encoding substrate-binding domain-containing protein has translation MDKNFALTPIEVAEMLKITKNTVYELVKRGELNSYRVGNKVRIEMKDIEDYKNKSKKLQNTKQINTDSLSSNMTLVSTNQLEESQENHDFVICGQDIMLDILSRYLQHNVKGIQALRSYTGSYNGLYALYHGKVQITATHLWDGDTGQYNIPYVKRMLPGIPAIIVHLANRMQGIYVAKGNPKGIKGLEDLKQPGIKMINRERGSGTRILLDEHLKKLGISAHSVPGYEKECFSHLAMASTVARGEADFAIGNEKTSQQVEGIDFIPLQTESYELVIKKEDIQKPYFQSVLQIIRSEEFKLELQGIGGYDLKDLGEITAET, from the coding sequence GTGGATAAAAATTTTGCATTAACACCTATAGAGGTTGCGGAGATGCTTAAAATAACAAAGAATACTGTTTATGAATTGGTAAAAAGGGGAGAACTTAATTCTTACAGGGTTGGTAACAAGGTAAGAATAGAAATGAAGGATATTGAGGATTATAAGAATAAATCTAAGAAACTTCAAAACACCAAACAAATTAATACTGACTCACTTAGTTCTAATATGACCTTAGTGAGTACAAATCAATTAGAAGAAAGTCAGGAAAATCATGATTTCGTCATTTGTGGCCAAGATATTATGCTGGATATACTATCTAGATATTTACAACATAATGTTAAAGGTATTCAGGCACTTAGATCCTATACTGGAAGCTATAATGGGTTATATGCTCTTTATCATGGTAAGGTTCAGATTACTGCAACTCATTTATGGGATGGTGATACAGGACAGTATAATATACCTTATGTAAAAAGAATGCTTCCAGGAATCCCTGCAATTATTGTGCATCTTGCCAATAGAATGCAAGGGATTTATGTTGCAAAGGGTAATCCTAAAGGAATAAAAGGTTTAGAAGATCTAAAACAACCTGGAATTAAGATGATAAATCGAGAAAGAGGAAGTGGTACAAGAATCTTACTTGATGAGCATTTAAAAAAGCTTGGTATAAGTGCCCATAGTGTACCTGGGTATGAAAAAGAATGTTTTTCACATCTTGCAATGGCTAGTACTGTTGCGAGAGGTGAAGCAGATTTTGCTATTGGAAATGAAAAGACTAGTCAACAGGTAGAGGGAATTGATTTTATCCCACTGCAAACAGAAAGCTATGAGCTTGTAATTAAGAAAGAGGATATTCAAAAACCATATTTTCAGTCTGTGCTTCAAATTATTAGATCAGAGGAGTTCAAGTTAGAACTGCAGGGTATTGGCGGATATGATTTAAAAGATTTAGGCGAAATAACTGCAGAAACTTAG
- a CDS encoding CPBP family intramembrane glutamic endopeptidase translates to MKNRNELLKTYIPIAIFGFLCLTSVGLTNVVGLSLTILFSILYLFIENKRNKGKMEDIGFIPKNILSDIKKYWWLILIPVVSGIVSISLFKFVLPEVYLYASDTKPMLSFGKLFLQIPQLLILAFAEEIAFRGFFQTKLCDITKPIWAIIITSLFFAIGSFSAVSITGLIYISFFIFIDNIIYGVIYQRTKNIYSCTISHFLANVIETFIFFFYLFN, encoded by the coding sequence ATGAAAAATAGAAATGAATTATTGAAAACTTATATTCCAATTGCAATTTTTGGATTTCTATGCTTAACAAGTGTAGGTTTGACTAATGTTGTTGGCTTAAGCTTAACTATTCTTTTTTCAATATTGTATTTATTTATTGAAAACAAAAGGAACAAAGGGAAAATGGAAGACATCGGTTTTATTCCAAAAAACATTTTATCTGATATAAAAAAATATTGGTGGTTAATTTTGATTCCTGTTGTTTCGGGTATTGTATCAATTAGTTTGTTTAAATTTGTCCTACCAGAGGTCTACTTGTATGCTTCAGACACAAAACCGATGTTATCATTTGGTAAATTGTTTTTACAGATACCTCAATTATTGATTTTAGCATTTGCTGAGGAAATAGCATTTAGAGGGTTTTTCCAGACTAAGCTTTGCGATATTACAAAACCAATTTGGGCTATCATCATTACTTCATTATTTTTTGCCATAGGAAGTTTTTCTGCTGTCTCCATTACAGGTCTTATTTATATCTCGTTTTTTATTTTTATAGATAATATTATTTACGGTGTGATTTATCAAAGAACTAAGAATATTTACTCGTGCACTATTTCACATTTTTTAGCAAATGTCATTGAGACATTTATTTTCTTCTTTTACTTATTTAATTAA
- the modA gene encoding molybdate ABC transporter substrate-binding protein yields the protein MKKGVRSLLVMSLVTVILAMTGCSQKTKTSETPAKAVTLTISAAASLTVAMGEIKTLYAKERPNVTINYNFGASGALQQQIEQGASTDLFFSAATKQMDILQKKGLILDDTKVNLLGNTVVLVVKNDSTLAISDFKDLANTEIKKVALGEPKTVPVGQYAEEIFTSLNILDKIKAKAVYGKDVKEVLTWVETGNVDAGVVYGTDAKTSKKVKVVAYAGMNLYKTPVVYPVAVIKGSKNIDDTKAFLKFLSSSKAKEVFASYGFNFLLK from the coding sequence ATGAAAAAAGGAGTACGTTCTTTATTAGTTATGTCTTTAGTTACAGTTATTTTGGCAATGACGGGTTGTAGTCAGAAGACTAAAACTTCTGAAACGCCAGCAAAAGCAGTTACATTAACTATTTCTGCTGCAGCAAGCTTAACAGTGGCTATGGGGGAAATAAAAACACTCTATGCAAAAGAAAGACCAAATGTTACAATAAATTATAACTTTGGTGCTTCAGGTGCATTACAGCAGCAAATAGAACAAGGTGCCAGTACTGATTTGTTTTTTTCAGCGGCTACAAAACAGATGGATATATTACAGAAAAAAGGTTTAATTTTAGATGATACAAAGGTTAATTTATTAGGAAACACTGTAGTGCTTGTAGTTAAGAATGATTCAACATTAGCTATTAGTGATTTCAAGGACTTGGCAAATACTGAAATTAAAAAAGTAGCTTTAGGCGAACCAAAAACAGTTCCTGTAGGTCAATACGCTGAGGAAATATTTACATCCTTAAACATACTTGATAAAATTAAAGCAAAGGCTGTTTATGGAAAAGATGTTAAGGAAGTTTTAACTTGGGTTGAAACAGGGAATGTAGATGCAGGAGTTGTATATGGTACTGATGCTAAAACTTCTAAAAAAGTAAAGGTTGTAGCATACGCTGGCATGAATCTATACAAAACTCCAGTGGTTTATCCAGTAGCAGTAATTAAAGGTAGTAAAAATATAGATGATACTAAAGCTTTTCTGAAATTTTTATCTAGTTCTAAGGCAAAAGAAGTTTTTGCATCATATGGTTTTAATTTTCTTTTAAAATAA
- the modB gene encoding molybdate ABC transporter permease subunit: protein MSEFSPLWISIKTSITATFIVFFIGIAVAWFMSNYKGKARGLLDGILTLPMVLPPTVVGFILLMIIGKNFPLGKLLNGFGITLIFTWVATVIAATVVAFPLMYRTCVGAFSQIDVNVINAARTLGMSEWRIFWKVVVPLAWPGIAAGTVLAFARALGEFGATIMIAGSIPGKTQTIPIAIYFAVANGETGNAIKWVILIFIISLTVMVATDKWSEKQGFLVSSARRK from the coding sequence ATGTCAGAATTTTCACCATTATGGATTTCCATAAAAACATCTATTACAGCTACTTTTATAGTATTTTTTATTGGCATTGCAGTAGCATGGTTTATGTCTAACTATAAAGGAAAAGCTAGAGGACTTCTAGATGGAATTCTGACATTACCAATGGTACTACCTCCAACCGTTGTAGGTTTTATATTACTTATGATTATTGGAAAGAATTTTCCACTGGGAAAACTATTAAATGGATTTGGAATTACATTGATATTCACATGGGTTGCTACAGTTATAGCTGCAACTGTAGTTGCCTTTCCTCTAATGTATAGGACATGTGTAGGTGCTTTCAGTCAGATTGATGTTAATGTTATTAATGCTGCTAGAACCTTGGGAATGTCCGAGTGGAGAATATTTTGGAAGGTAGTGGTACCACTAGCTTGGCCGGGAATTGCGGCAGGTACAGTCCTAGCCTTTGCAAGGGCGCTAGGGGAATTTGGAGCAACTATAATGATTGCTGGAAGCATCCCTGGTAAAACGCAAACAATACCTATTGCAATATATTTTGCTGTGGCAAACGGAGAAACTGGTAATGCAATTAAATGGGTTATATTAATTTTTATAATATCTTTAACAGTCATGGTGGCTACTGATAAATGGTCTGAAAAGCAAGGGTTTTTAGTATCCTCTGCAAGGAGGAAATAA
- a CDS encoding sulfate/molybdate ABC transporter ATP-binding protein yields the protein MGLQVNIIKKLPGFELRVDFKADNDILGFLGASGSGKSMTLSCIAGIVTPDSGKIILNGRVLFDSENKINIPVRERKVGFLFQNYALFPNMTVEQNIGFGLLKSISKVERIDKIKKKILDLQLNGMEKRYPYQLSGGQQQRVALARALVVDPEILLLDEPFSALDEHLRNSMILQLKDDLMGFKGTSIFVTHNMEEAYQLCNNIIIIAGGSIDAIGFKDAIFNSPPTLCAAKLTGCKNISKAKKIESNIIEAIDWGCKITFNYEVEDSIADIGIRAHYLEIMVDDEDVNTFNCWVVFTSETLFRTKVYLKFSEPIGDEKDFDILWDTSKEEWDLVKDKPLPLKIRINPEKVIQINRN from the coding sequence ATGGGGTTACAAGTAAATATTATAAAAAAGCTACCAGGCTTTGAGCTTAGAGTTGATTTTAAAGCAGATAATGATATTTTAGGATTTTTAGGAGCGTCTGGATCAGGGAAAAGCATGACACTAAGTTGTATAGCTGGAATTGTTACCCCGGACAGTGGTAAAATAATATTAAATGGCCGCGTGTTATTTGATTCGGAAAATAAAATAAATATACCCGTTAGGGAGAGAAAAGTAGGATTCCTTTTTCAAAATTATGCCCTATTTCCTAATATGACTGTAGAGCAAAATATTGGATTTGGTCTTCTTAAAAGTATTAGTAAAGTTGAAAGAATAGATAAAATTAAAAAGAAAATTCTAGATTTACAACTTAATGGAATGGAAAAAAGATATCCTTATCAATTATCTGGAGGGCAACAACAGAGAGTTGCACTTGCTAGAGCTCTTGTTGTGGATCCTGAAATATTGCTCCTTGATGAGCCTTTTTCGGCATTGGACGAGCATCTTAGGAATAGCATGATCCTGCAGCTTAAGGACGATCTTATGGGGTTTAAGGGAACTTCAATTTTTGTCACACATAACATGGAAGAAGCATATCAATTATGCAATAACATAATAATAATAGCAGGGGGAAGTATTGATGCTATTGGATTTAAGGATGCTATATTTAATAGTCCACCAACACTTTGTGCTGCAAAACTAACAGGTTGTAAAAATATTTCAAAGGCTAAAAAAATAGAAAGTAATATTATAGAAGCTATAGACTGGGGATGTAAAATTACTTTTAATTATGAAGTAGAGGATAGTATAGCAGATATTGGAATTAGGGCTCATTATTTAGAAATTATGGTGGATGATGAAGATGTAAATACTTTCAACTGCTGGGTTGTCTTTACTAGTGAGACTTTATTTAGAACAAAAGTATATCTTAAATTTAGTGAACCTATAGGAGATGAAAAAGATTTTGATATACTTTGGGATACTTCTAAGGAAGAGTGGGATTTAGTTAAAGACAAACCTCTTCCCTTAAAAATAAGAATTAACCCAGAGAAGGTTATTCAAATCAACAGAAATTGA
- a CDS encoding metal ABC transporter substrate-binding protein, translating to MKNIVAKIASLILVSVVVFTGCTTQKNNAPSPDAGVNNKKTVTVAASFYPMYIFALNVAKDIPNVKVIDMTKPTAGCLHDYSITTDNMKTLDAAQIFVTNGAGMESFMDKVTEQMPNLKVIDSSKDIQLIKNKGDEVYNQHIWVSISNAITQVKNIGEQLATLDPNNAQKYKANTAAYVVKLEAQRDKMHKALDNVKNRDIVTFHEAFPYFAKEFNLNIVGVIEREPGSEPSAKDLQKTIEQVKKLKVKALFAEPQYPVKAIETIARETGSKVYSLDPIVTGPMNADAYINIMDSNLKILEEALK from the coding sequence ATGAAAAATATAGTTGCTAAAATAGCATCCCTAATTCTTGTATCTGTAGTAGTTTTTACTGGATGTACAACGCAAAAAAACAATGCACCATCACCTGATGCTGGTGTTAATAATAAAAAAACAGTAACAGTTGCAGCATCCTTCTATCCTATGTACATATTCGCATTAAATGTAGCAAAGGATATTCCAAATGTAAAAGTAATTGATATGACAAAACCAACGGCAGGTTGTCTTCATGATTATTCCATTACTACGGATAATATGAAAACACTAGATGCTGCACAGATATTTGTAACTAATGGTGCAGGTATGGAATCCTTTATGGATAAGGTAACAGAACAAATGCCTAACCTTAAAGTCATTGACTCAAGCAAAGACATACAACTTATTAAAAATAAAGGCGATGAGGTATACAACCAACATATATGGGTAAGTATTTCTAATGCTATAACACAAGTTAAAAATATCGGAGAACAGTTAGCTACTTTAGACCCTAATAATGCACAAAAGTATAAAGCAAATACCGCTGCATACGTAGTGAAACTTGAGGCTCAAAGAGATAAAATGCACAAGGCATTAGATAATGTTAAAAATCGTGATATAGTTACTTTTCACGAGGCTTTTCCGTATTTTGCCAAGGAATTTAATCTCAACATAGTAGGAGTTATTGAACGTGAACCTGGTTCTGAGCCAAGTGCAAAAGATTTGCAAAAAACTATTGAGCAGGTTAAGAAATTAAAAGTAAAAGCATTGTTTGCAGAACCACAGTATCCTGTTAAAGCTATTGAAACTATTGCAAGGGAAACAGGCTCAAAAGTTTATAGTCTTGATCCAATTGTTACAGGACCTATGAATGCAGACGCGTATATTAATATAATGGACAGTAATTTAAAAATATTGGAAGAGGCATTAAAATGA
- a CDS encoding metal ABC transporter ATP-binding protein — protein sequence MTNSNRIINSEKIKNINCKKCSCGLCCTKIKDFGVTIGKTEILKDVNLHIHCGDLTAIIGANGAGKSTLIKALLGGIQHSGHITFAGGNKKVISNPKMGYVPQKLDFDNSSPVSVMDIFAATLSSRPIWFSISKDIRQKALKSLSLVDGEYLIDKRLGVLSGGELQRVLLALALEPIPDILLLDEPVSGIDQNGLKLFYKTVSNLRKEYDLSIILVSHDLHLVSKYADRIAFINNKTIECCGTAEEVFSNEKVIDVFGVDWNKVLVDRNDREDD from the coding sequence ATGACAAATAGTAATAGGATAATAAATAGTGAAAAAATTAAAAATATAAATTGTAAAAAATGTAGCTGTGGATTATGTTGCACAAAAATAAAAGATTTTGGTGTCACTATTGGAAAAACAGAAATATTAAAAGATGTCAATCTCCACATTCATTGTGGAGATTTGACTGCTATAATAGGAGCAAATGGTGCAGGAAAGAGTACACTCATAAAAGCTTTATTGGGAGGAATACAACATTCAGGGCATATTACTTTTGCTGGCGGAAACAAAAAGGTTATAAGTAACCCTAAAATGGGATATGTACCTCAAAAACTTGATTTTGATAATAGCTCACCTGTAAGTGTTATGGATATTTTTGCGGCTACATTAAGCAGCAGACCGATTTGGTTTTCTATTTCCAAAGATATAAGACAAAAGGCTCTGAAAAGCTTATCCTTGGTTGATGGAGAATATCTTATAGATAAGCGTTTAGGGGTACTATCCGGTGGAGAATTACAAAGGGTACTTTTAGCCTTAGCACTAGAGCCTATACCAGATATATTATTATTAGATGAGCCAGTATCAGGAATTGATCAAAATGGGCTAAAACTATTTTATAAAACTGTATCAAATCTAAGAAAAGAATACGATTTATCTATTATTTTAGTTTCTCATGATCTACATTTAGTATCAAAGTATGCGGATCGCATTGCATTTATCAATAATAAAACCATTGAATGCTGTGGTACGGCAGAGGAAGTATTTAGCAATGAAAAAGTAATTGATGTGTTTGGTGTAGATTGGAATAAGGTTTTGGTAGACAGAAACGATAGGGAGGATGACTAA
- a CDS encoding metal ABC transporter permease: protein MSLWYNIVNFLLPFDWAHYTFMKNALLGVLLVTPMFGLLGTMVVNNKMAFFSDALGHSALTGIAIGVILGIKNPIWSMLVFSLMLAVVITKVKNVNTSSTDTIIGVFSSTAVALGVVMLSYGGGFTKYSVYLIGDLLSISQIDLLILPIIFVIVVIIWVIAFNKLLLVSVNPLLARSRGINVNFYEYLFTITVAIIVTISIQWVGVLIISSMLVLPAAAARNISSNMRQYHIYSIAIALISGVTGLILSYFLGSASGATMVLIASMFFGITFFMKLKLYS from the coding sequence ATGTCTTTATGGTATAACATCGTAAATTTTTTACTTCCCTTTGATTGGGCTCATTATACATTTATGAAAAATGCATTATTAGGGGTTTTATTGGTTACGCCTATGTTTGGTTTACTTGGTACCATGGTTGTAAATAATAAAATGGCTTTTTTTTCAGACGCACTGGGACATTCAGCTCTCACGGGAATAGCAATTGGGGTAATTTTAGGTATAAAAAATCCAATATGGTCTATGCTAGTATTTTCACTTATGCTTGCTGTAGTAATAACTAAAGTTAAGAATGTAAATACTTCTTCAACGGATACTATAATAGGTGTTTTTTCATCTACAGCAGTTGCGCTTGGAGTTGTAATGTTATCATATGGAGGCGGTTTTACAAAGTATTCAGTTTATCTTATAGGTGATTTATTAAGCATTAGTCAAATTGATTTGTTAATACTTCCAATTATATTTGTAATTGTGGTTATTATTTGGGTAATTGCCTTTAATAAGCTTCTCTTAGTAAGTGTAAATCCGTTATTGGCAAGAAGCAGAGGTATTAACGTTAATTTTTATGAATATCTATTTACAATTACTGTTGCAATTATTGTAACAATATCCATCCAATGGGTAGGAGTTCTAATTATAAGTTCGATGCTCGTGCTGCCTGCTGCCGCTGCAAGAAATATTTCTAGCAATATGAGGCAGTACCATATATATTCTATTGCAATTGCACTTATTTCAGGGGTAACGGGACTTATTTTATCTTATTTTTTAGGTTCTGCATCTGGTGCTACTATGGTGCTCATTGCTTCAATGTTTTTTGGGATTACATTTTTCATGAAATTAAAATTATATTCGTAG
- a CDS encoding ABC transporter ATP-binding protein, which translates to MENILEVLNLNKEFMDFKLDNVTFTLEKGCIMGFIGQNGAGKTTTIKLILNAIGKTSGQIKILGKDNVKEEIYVKSHIGYVPDEDYFISTSTVHNHAKALSLFYDNWSEDIFNNYVSKWRIPLKQKIGEFSKGMKTKAMFALAFAHQPNLLILDEPTGGLDPVARIEILDILREFVSDGEKSVFFSTHITSDLDKIADYITLIHGGTIIESLSIDKLEEKYIVLTGGIEDLKGLEHQFIGIRKGEIAFEGLILREKAHEYFKDIKGTNPSVENLLTFNIWGCDNYEKNY; encoded by the coding sequence ATGGAGAATATATTAGAAGTTTTAAATTTAAATAAAGAGTTTATGGATTTTAAGTTGGATAATGTAACTTTTACCCTTGAAAAAGGATGCATTATGGGATTTATAGGACAAAATGGAGCAGGTAAAACTACTACTATTAAGTTAATATTAAATGCAATAGGAAAAACCTCAGGACAAATTAAAATTTTGGGGAAAGATAATGTTAAAGAAGAGATATACGTAAAGTCACATATTGGCTATGTACCAGATGAAGATTATTTTATAAGCACCTCTACTGTGCACAATCATGCAAAAGCCCTTAGCTTATTTTATGATAATTGGAGTGAGGATATTTTCAATAACTATGTTTCCAAATGGAGAATTCCCTTAAAGCAAAAAATAGGTGAATTTTCTAAGGGTATGAAAACAAAAGCAATGTTCGCTCTTGCCTTTGCACACCAGCCAAACCTTTTAATTCTTGATGAACCTACCGGAGGACTTGATCCCGTTGCAAGAATTGAGATTTTAGATATACTTCGTGAATTTGTGTCTGATGGAGAGAAATCAGTATTCTTTTCAACACATATTACCTCAGATTTAGATAAAATAGCCGATTATATAACCTTAATTCATGGTGGTACAATAATAGAAAGCCTTTCAATTGATAAACTTGAAGAAAAATATATTGTGTTAACTGGAGGCATTGAAGACCTAAAGGGGCTTGAGCATCAGTTTATTGGAATTAGAAAAGGTGAAATTGCTTTTGAGGGTTTGATCTTAAGAGAAAAAGCACATGAATATTTTAAAGACATCAAAGGCACTAACCCTAGTGTTGAAAATCTATTAACCTTTAATATTTGGGGGTGTGATAATTATGAAAAGAACTATTAA
- a CDS encoding GntR family transcriptional regulator, whose product MNITIDYTSDLPMYEQIKASIKSNILCGKLQFNDTLPSVRQLAKELNVSTITTKRSYTDLEHEGLIYTVSGKGTFVNTVDVSKLLLERNNQLIKEYENMTLKIMEAGVTKENIINIIENIYRGE is encoded by the coding sequence ATGAATATTACTATAGATTATACAAGTGACTTACCTATGTATGAACAAATAAAAGCTTCTATTAAATCAAATATACTTTGTGGAAAACTTCAATTCAACGACACTCTCCCGTCAGTTAGGCAGCTAGCCAAGGAATTAAATGTGAGCACTATTACCACAAAAAGGTCATATACAGATTTAGAACATGAAGGCCTTATATATACAGTGTCTGGCAAGGGTACTTTTGTAAATACTGTGGATGTGTCAAAATTGTTATTAGAAAGAAACAATCAATTAATTAAGGAATATGAGAATATGACCCTTAAAATAATGGAAGCTGGGGTAACCAAAGAAAATATTATAAATATAATTGAAAACATATATAGGGGGGAATAA